The Halalkalibacter krulwichiae genome has a segment encoding these proteins:
- a CDS encoding SpoIIE family protein phosphatase, which produces MDEKLNFAPCGFLTLSEDGDILAINQTLLNCLSYTQDNLQEEHINSILTVPSQLFYQLYFVPLLKLEKKIEEMYISLRSRNGEEIPVVINARPTKQNGKIETDCIVFPMRIRNQYENELLAAKKEAESALNAKNKAHAELEVALKDLETKQQELLELNKQNQTYKINTKKELELARKIQETSVTEPIVNDNIQIDSFYEASNELSGDIYGFYQLDDNRYGVILLDVMGHGISSALITMSLHSLFHRLFSKGVNTEIVMKELDNHLHSLFQNNSEAWHYCTAINLVIDTREKKIEYINAGHPPALWQDSSGEIHELSSKTPPLGTFEGISFNTTSFSYSEGGRLLLYTDGVTDPLGSNQLHTLLKENQSISISKLKERIINSLTIQENMYHKSDDQCFILIDLNNKKTTLK; this is translated from the coding sequence ATGGATGAAAAATTGAATTTTGCACCATGTGGATTCCTTACTTTATCAGAGGATGGAGACATTCTAGCAATTAATCAAACCCTTCTGAACTGTCTTAGCTACACACAGGATAACCTTCAAGAGGAGCACATCAATTCCATTCTAACGGTTCCATCTCAATTGTTTTACCAGCTTTATTTTGTACCACTCCTGAAACTAGAAAAAAAGATAGAAGAAATGTATATTTCTCTAAGATCGAGAAATGGAGAAGAAATACCAGTGGTCATCAATGCAAGACCTACGAAACAAAACGGAAAAATCGAAACCGATTGTATTGTGTTTCCGATGCGTATAAGAAATCAGTATGAAAATGAACTACTTGCTGCAAAAAAAGAAGCAGAATCAGCACTAAATGCTAAAAATAAAGCGCATGCAGAATTAGAAGTTGCGCTGAAAGACCTTGAAACCAAACAACAAGAATTGCTTGAACTAAACAAACAAAACCAAACGTATAAAATAAATACAAAAAAGGAACTTGAACTAGCGAGAAAAATTCAAGAAACATCAGTAACAGAGCCAATCGTTAACGATAACATTCAAATCGACTCCTTCTATGAAGCGTCCAATGAATTATCAGGAGACATATACGGTTTTTATCAACTAGATGATAACCGTTATGGAGTCATTCTACTTGATGTGATGGGGCATGGAATTTCATCAGCCTTAATCACAATGTCTTTGCATTCCTTATTCCACAGGCTTTTCTCAAAAGGGGTCAACACCGAAATCGTAATGAAAGAGCTCGATAACCACCTCCACAGTTTGTTTCAAAACAACAGTGAAGCATGGCATTACTGTACAGCCATTAACCTAGTTATTGATACTAGAGAAAAAAAGATTGAATACATTAATGCAGGTCATCCACCTGCTTTGTGGCAAGATTCTAGCGGGGAAATACATGAACTTTCTTCAAAAACCCCTCCTCTTGGAACATTTGAGGGAATTAGTTTTAACACAACTTCCTTTTCATATTCAGAAGGAGGCAGATTGTTGCTTTATACAGATGGCGTTACCGACCCACTTGGTTCAAACCAGTTACATACCCTTTTAAAAGAAAACCAATCAATTTCTATTTCAAAGCTAAAAGAAAGAATCATTAACTCCCTCACTATCCAAGAAAATATGTACCATAAAAGTGATGACCAATGTTTTATTCTGATTGATTTAAATAATAAAAAAACGACTCTTAAGTAA
- the brnQ gene encoding branched-chain amino acid transport system II carrier protein yields MSSRDSFSNVALVGFMLFALFFGAGNLIFPVMLGQMAGENMFMANLGFIVTGVGLPILGIFALAFSGKSDLQSLASRVHPLFALIFTVSLYLSIGPLFAIPRTNTVSFEMGINPFLGNNDGFLPLFIYTVIFFAITLFFSLQSNKLVDLVGKILTPLLLAFIGILIITNLFNPMGPIQEPTEAYMSHSFFKGFQEGYLTMDALAAFVFGIIIINIMKERGATTKKEIMISTLKVALVAGALLAIIYSSLSYMGATSVNELGHLENGGAILAGISYYYFGSFGKVILAFIVIAACLTTSIGLITACASYFNRLLPKVSYKQWAILFTIFSAIISNVGLSTLIEISIPVLSMLYPISICLMFLTFMDPLFKGKKEVYQVSILFTFIVSIFDGLNAAGINIASVDNLFEFILPLYSVGLGWFVPAIVGGLIGYFFAFRNKN; encoded by the coding sequence ATGTCATCAAGAGATTCGTTTTCAAATGTTGCGTTAGTAGGCTTTATGTTATTTGCTTTATTTTTTGGAGCTGGGAATTTGATTTTTCCGGTAATGCTTGGACAAATGGCCGGAGAGAATATGTTCATGGCCAATTTAGGTTTTATCGTAACAGGAGTTGGGTTGCCGATCCTAGGTATTTTTGCGTTAGCATTCTCAGGAAAAAGTGATTTGCAGTCGCTTGCAAGTAGAGTACATCCGCTATTTGCTTTGATCTTTACGGTTTCTCTTTATTTATCAATTGGGCCATTGTTCGCGATTCCTAGGACAAACACGGTTTCCTTTGAAATGGGGATAAACCCATTTTTGGGAAATAATGATGGTTTTCTACCGTTATTTATTTATACAGTCATCTTTTTTGCAATTACTCTCTTTTTTTCACTACAATCTAATAAACTAGTCGATCTTGTTGGTAAAATCTTAACGCCGTTGTTATTGGCTTTCATCGGTATTTTGATTATCACAAATTTATTTAACCCTATGGGGCCGATTCAAGAGCCTACTGAAGCTTATATGAGTCATAGCTTTTTTAAAGGATTCCAAGAAGGTTACTTAACGATGGACGCTCTTGCTGCATTCGTGTTTGGAATTATTATTATCAATATTATGAAGGAAAGAGGGGCCACGACAAAAAAAGAGATTATGATCTCTACTTTGAAAGTGGCTTTAGTTGCTGGGGCACTATTAGCTATCATCTATTCATCGCTTAGCTACATGGGAGCGACAAGTGTTAATGAGTTGGGACACTTAGAAAATGGGGGAGCTATATTAGCAGGTATCTCTTATTATTATTTCGGATCGTTTGGTAAAGTAATACTAGCTTTTATCGTCATTGCAGCTTGTTTAACAACTAGTATCGGTTTAATCACTGCGTGTGCTTCTTATTTCAATCGGTTACTACCAAAAGTTTCGTATAAACAATGGGCGATTCTTTTTACTATTTTTAGTGCGATTATTTCTAACGTGGGATTATCAACATTAATCGAGATCTCGATACCAGTTTTATCAATGCTTTATCCAATCTCGATTTGTTTAATGTTTTTAACATTTATGGATCCACTATTTAAAGGTAAGAAGGAAGTTTATCAAGTTAGTATTCTGTTTACATTCATCGTTAGTATCTTTGATGGATTAAATGCAGCGGGTATTAATATAGCCAGTGTAGATAATCTATTTGAATTCATTCTTCCGCTTTATTCAGTTGGATTAGGTTGGTTTGTTCCAGCAATTGTAGGTGGTTTGATAGGCTATTTCTTTGCATTTCGAAACAAAAATTAA
- a CDS encoding thiamine-binding protein yields MTATVAAGFQVLPDGRDVNTDGMISEIIEVVKDSGLTYAVGPMETVVEGNLHEVFDVIQKAQQVGINTGATECITNIKIHYKPDGVSIGDKLLKN; encoded by the coding sequence ATGACTGCAACAGTGGCAGCCGGATTTCAAGTGTTACCGGACGGGAGAGATGTGAATACGGATGGTATGATCTCAGAGATTATTGAGGTTGTAAAAGATTCAGGATTAACATATGCGGTTGGTCCGATGGAAACGGTGGTTGAGGGCAATTTACATGAGGTGTTTGATGTTATTCAAAAGGCGCAGCAAGTAGGAATTAATACAGGTGCGACCGAATGTATTACAAATATTAAGATTCACTATAAGCCAGATGGTGTTTCAATTGGAGATAAATTGCTTAAAAACTAG
- a CDS encoding alpha/beta fold hydrolase, whose translation MKENIVIRNNVKISGNGEQPILFAPGFGCDQTVWNSVSAAFEDDFQVILFDYVGSGQSDLGSYDVERYRTLDGYAQDILDICSALNLKETILVGHSVGSMIGMLASIKHPEYFSDLIMIGPSPCYVNDPPEYFGGFEREQLIGLIEMMEKNYIGWATFFAGTLLNSTNHPEVNTELEDRFCSTDPIIARQFAEATFFSDNRTDLLNVTIPSLILQCCNDIIAPDEVGEYLHQHLPSSTLTKLKATGHCPHMTHPEEIINSIKQYLKEIPLKRLQTIQGGFNG comes from the coding sequence ATGAAAGAAAATATAGTAATTCGAAATAATGTAAAGATCAGCGGCAACGGGGAACAGCCGATCCTTTTTGCACCAGGTTTCGGCTGTGATCAAACTGTGTGGAATTCCGTGTCTGCAGCTTTTGAAGACGATTTTCAGGTTATCCTATTTGACTACGTTGGCTCCGGTCAATCCGATTTAGGATCTTATGACGTAGAACGCTATCGTACACTTGATGGCTATGCGCAGGATATACTTGATATTTGCTCTGCCTTAAATCTTAAAGAAACAATTTTAGTTGGGCATTCTGTTGGAAGTATGATTGGGATGTTAGCATCCATAAAACACCCAGAGTACTTCTCTGACCTTATAATGATTGGACCTTCTCCATGCTATGTCAATGATCCGCCAGAATACTTTGGAGGATTTGAAAGAGAACAACTTATCGGCTTAATAGAAATGATGGAGAAAAACTATATCGGATGGGCTACCTTTTTTGCAGGGACATTGTTAAATAGTACAAACCATCCAGAAGTCAATACGGAGTTAGAAGATCGGTTCTGCTCTACGGACCCTATTATCGCTCGTCAATTCGCTGAAGCTACTTTTTTCTCAGATAATCGCACAGACTTATTAAATGTCACGATACCATCACTAATCCTGCAATGCTGTAATGATATTATTGCACCTGATGAAGTCGGAGAATATCTCCATCAACACCTTCCATCTAGCACGTTAACAAAGTTGAAGGCAACGGGACATTGCCCTCATATGACTCACCCAGAAGAAATTATAAACAGCATTAAACAATACTTAAAAGAAATACCCTTAAAGAGGTTACAAACTATTCAAGGTGGTTTTAATGGATGA
- a CDS encoding YtxH domain-containing protein, with protein sequence MKNQKSVALGTVVGGVVGATAALLTAPKSGEELREDISNQLIEGKNKTEQLSEELKGKMSELTEIINESSANVSQTVKQKSEDVINEAMQLLSDVQSDDEINIDHLKKMVRELMKEKDCAGEEIKQVVENEIMEMQNTFNTDKH encoded by the coding sequence ATGAAAAATCAAAAGAGTGTCGCACTAGGTACGGTCGTAGGTGGCGTAGTTGGAGCTACAGCAGCATTACTTACGGCTCCAAAATCGGGTGAGGAACTTCGTGAAGACATTAGTAATCAGTTAATCGAAGGAAAAAATAAAACAGAACAATTATCAGAAGAATTAAAGGGAAAAATGAGTGAGTTAACCGAGATCATTAATGAAAGCTCCGCTAACGTTTCCCAAACGGTAAAACAGAAAAGTGAAGACGTTATTAACGAAGCTATGCAATTATTAAGTGATGTTCAATCCGATGATGAAATAAACATTGATCATTTGAAAAAAATGGTGCGAGAGCTAATGAAAGAAAAAGATTGCGCAGGGGAAGAGATTAAACAAGTAGTGGAAAATGAAATTATGGAAATGCAAAATACATTCAATACTGATAAGCATTAA